From Carassius auratus strain Wakin chromosome 22, ASM336829v1, whole genome shotgun sequence, a single genomic window includes:
- the LOC113039478 gene encoding elastase-1, with amino-acid sequence MLRILLLSVLVALALAEPRYLEEAPEERVVGGEVAQPNSWPWQISLQYLSGGSYYHTCGGSLIRANWVMTAAHCVDTSRTWRVVLGDHNLNTNEGREQYMSVSNVYIHPNWNSNNVASGYDIALLRLSSSATLNSYVKLATLPPSGQVLPHNNPCYITGWGRTSTGGSLSAQLKQAYLPVVDYSTCTRSDWWGSTVKNTMVCAGGGVDSGCNGDSGGPLNCQVSGQYVVHGVTSFVSSLGCNTTKKPTVFTRVSAYSSWISGIIG; translated from the exons ATGCTGAGGATCCTGTTGTTGAGCGTGCTGGTCGCCCTGG CGCTGGCTGAGCCCAGATATCTGGAGGAGGCCCCCGAGGAGAGGGTCGTTGGAGGAGAGGTGGCACAACCCAACTCTTGGCCCTGGCAG ATCTCTCTCCAGTACCTGTCTGGCGGCAGCTACTATCACACCTGCGGTGGGAGTCTGATCAGAGCTAACTGGGTGATGACTGCCGCCCACTGCGTTGACAC CTCGAGAACTTGGCGTGTTGTCCTGGGTGACCACAACTTAAACACCAACGAGGGTCGCGAGCAGTACATGAGCGTCAGCAACGTCTACATCCACCCCAACTGGAACAGCAACAATGTGGCTTCTGG ATATGACATCGCCCTTCTGCGCCTGTCCTCCAGCGCCACTCTGAACTCATATGTGAAGCTGGCCACCCTGCCCCCATCTGGACAGGTTCTGCCCCACAACAACCCCTGCTACATCACCGGCTGGGGCCGCACGTCCA CTGGTGGGTCACTGTCAGCTCAGCTGAAACAGGCCTATCTGCCCGTGGTGGACTACAGCACCTGCACTCGTAGCGACTGGTGGGGAAGCACCGTGAAGAACACCATGGTCTGCGCTGGTGGCGGAGTTGACTCTGGATGTAAC GGTGACTCTGGCGGCCCTCTGAACTGTCAGGTCAGCGGTCAGTACGTCGTCCACGGTGTGACCAGCTTTGTGTCTTCATTGGGTTGTAACACCACCAAGAAGCCAACAGTCTTCACCCGTGTGTCTGCCTACTCCAGCTGGATCAGTGGT atcattgGATAA